In Sphingobacterium sp. PCS056, the following proteins share a genomic window:
- a CDS encoding biliverdin-producing heme oxygenase yields MLNLKIKEATKNGHQELEKNVIFKLKAIENNLDYADVLKYFYAYFNAAEGNIEAALPTSLASYYATRRNASHVAKDIIELGGSLENLPEVVLPTISTKNQAIGALYVLEGSIMGGPHIVKMLQHRGITSGFNFFNGYGDQSMEKWAEFTAIINAEVAENDEQEAIDAALATFDAFTNTFNSKAVVS; encoded by the coding sequence ATGTTAAACTTAAAAATCAAAGAAGCCACAAAAAATGGCCATCAAGAATTAGAAAAAAATGTTATTTTTAAATTGAAGGCTATTGAAAATAACTTAGATTATGCAGACGTATTGAAATATTTCTATGCTTATTTCAATGCTGCAGAAGGAAACATTGAAGCGGCATTACCAACAAGCTTAGCGTCTTACTATGCCACACGCAGAAATGCATCACATGTTGCCAAAGATATCATTGAACTAGGTGGTAGTTTAGAAAACTTACCTGAAGTTGTGTTACCGACGATCAGCACAAAAAACCAAGCTATCGGTGCTCTTTATGTACTAGAGGGATCTATCATGGGCGGGCCACATATTGTCAAAATGCTTCAACATAGAGGTATCACTTCGGGATTTAACTTTTTTAATGGTTATGGTGACCAATCAATGGAAAAATGGGCGGAGTTTACTGCAATAATCAATGCAGAAGTTGCCGAAAATGACGAGCAAGAAGCTATCGATGCTGCATTAGCGACATTTGATGCCTTTACCAATACCTTTAATTCAAAAGCAGTTGTCTCGTAA
- a CDS encoding HmuY family protein, translating to MKLSIKILFYSCIATVFTSCFKPNIEPDILADGKSTIIKDLAGDVNAYVGAGVGGGNPKETRDFYTFLFRFSDQNQTWLKNHTDSVTNFAKTDWDLAFTGQYNGTLFINDGTMENNPAYGNPSRHRIVLIKKPYDQVDSAPEDIEFENSKINAFGIIMDAESSGWYDYNIQRHLVQAMPDRTYVIRLSNGKYVKLQMISVYQGIHNFTPITDLYWPAPYFTFRYFIQEDGTKNLKTSNL from the coding sequence ATGAAATTATCCATAAAAATACTCTTTTATAGTTGCATAGCAACAGTGTTTACTTCATGTTTTAAACCCAACATTGAGCCAGACATCTTAGCCGACGGAAAAAGTACGATCATAAAAGATCTTGCTGGTGATGTAAATGCTTATGTTGGAGCTGGTGTTGGTGGCGGAAACCCCAAAGAAACAAGAGACTTTTATACCTTCCTATTTCGGTTTTCAGATCAAAACCAGACCTGGTTAAAAAATCATACCGATTCGGTCACGAACTTTGCAAAAACAGATTGGGATCTTGCCTTTACAGGACAATACAATGGAACACTTTTTATTAATGATGGAACGATGGAAAATAATCCCGCTTACGGAAATCCATCAAGACACCGCATTGTACTGATTAAAAAGCCATATGACCAGGTCGATTCAGCTCCTGAGGATATTGAATTTGAAAACTCAAAGATAAATGCATTCGGTATTATTATGGATGCCGAGTCATCAGGCTGGTATGATTATAATATACAGCGTCATTTGGTACAAGCCATGCCTGACCGCACCTATGTCATCCGTTTAAGTAATGGGAAATATGTTAAGCTGCAAATGATCAGTGTATATCAGGGTATTCACAATTTTACGCCGATTACTGACCTTTACTGGCCTGCCCCCTACTTTACTTTCCGATATTTTATACAAGAAGACGGAACAAAAAATTTAAAAACGAGTAATTTATAA
- a CDS encoding TonB-dependent receptor, whose product MKTTHYLCLLFSFLFLIGKSNSVLAQQNAQFQGLIVDELQRPLADVSILIEPDRSTTKTDNRGNFIVKKLYAGTYTYTLSAIGYETLTGSIELIAKDKQLHLFQLHKSNQVLDEALVTQEIQNRPTLIDPKNSAMPVIIIDRKAIELMGSRRLDEVLKEQTGIAIVNNTAGGNRSVGVQLQGFSSEYVMILIDGQPMLGRSSGNFDLSRISVTNIERIEIIKGASSCLYGSDALGGAINIITRLGKVTPQMHANINYGSFNVLDATLEGETSFNKNRGTALLSTNYYRTDGFNTNKKFQSSGTTVPPYQTFSIQGKVRHQLKDNQHFIGASGRYNYRQSDMHRGYGQDFSTLDQQKETDINASLFYDSRWNERWKSLSTYYVSHYQSDNKVTAQQNNANLASDNFTQMVHRLEQQFAYQSEGLNVTMGLGGAIEAMDLDENFDNKNQKNFFLYSQANKTIGEKTTVVAGLRYDQTDNYGGRLNPSLGVTYQLLPQLALKTGIGTGFKAPDFKTRYQVFYNPAANYYVIGNEVLNSTLDEMDAAGQISERRNYIINQLDGNLKAEHNTSINAGLTWKPLTNTTVEVNVFRHQLKNQINSIQVATGMQNMAIYSYQNLPKSVNKGFDISLSTRVLEKITINAGYQYLIAKDMSVIDSIEQGNWPFNTLRDPKTGETFKPTSKDYWGLENRSRHQFNVGAIYQAPWNLTINARANYRGKYAFSDANGNHFIDRFDTFVNQHILYNATIEKKFDKLPLTVRVTGENLGNYINYLIPGQIGRSVSFGLSYRLIK is encoded by the coding sequence TTGAAGACAACACACTATCTATGCCTGCTATTTAGTTTTCTTTTTCTGATCGGGAAAAGTAATTCAGTGCTTGCACAACAGAATGCGCAATTTCAGGGGCTTATTGTGGATGAATTACAAAGACCGTTGGCAGATGTTAGTATTTTAATCGAACCAGACCGATCTACGACAAAAACAGATAATCGTGGAAATTTCATTGTCAAAAAATTATATGCCGGAACATATACTTATACTTTAAGTGCAATTGGATATGAAACCTTAACTGGCTCTATTGAGTTGATCGCAAAAGATAAGCAGCTACATCTCTTCCAGCTTCATAAATCGAATCAAGTTTTAGATGAAGCATTGGTGACGCAAGAGATTCAAAACCGTCCAACATTAATTGATCCTAAGAACTCTGCCATGCCGGTTATTATTATCGACAGGAAGGCAATTGAACTTATGGGGAGTAGACGTTTGGACGAAGTGTTAAAAGAACAGACAGGTATTGCCATTGTTAACAATACCGCTGGTGGTAACCGTTCTGTAGGTGTGCAGCTGCAGGGATTCTCTAGTGAATACGTCATGATCCTTATTGACGGACAGCCTATGCTTGGCAGAAGTTCCGGTAACTTTGACTTATCACGTATTTCGGTAACAAATATAGAACGTATAGAGATTATCAAAGGAGCTTCTTCTTGTCTTTATGGGAGTGATGCACTGGGAGGAGCGATCAATATCATCACCCGTTTAGGTAAAGTAACTCCTCAAATGCATGCAAATATTAACTATGGAAGCTTCAACGTATTGGATGCAACCTTAGAAGGCGAGACTTCCTTTAATAAAAATAGAGGAACAGCTTTACTCTCTACGAATTACTACCGTACGGATGGTTTTAATACAAACAAAAAATTTCAGTCAAGCGGAACCACGGTCCCACCCTACCAAACTTTTTCCATCCAGGGAAAAGTAAGACATCAATTGAAAGATAATCAGCATTTTATTGGCGCTTCAGGGCGTTATAACTATCGCCAATCCGATATGCACCGTGGTTACGGACAAGATTTCAGCACGCTAGATCAACAAAAAGAAACTGACATCAATGCTTCATTGTTCTACGATAGCCGTTGGAATGAGCGCTGGAAATCGCTTTCTACCTATTACGTATCGCATTATCAATCCGATAATAAAGTAACAGCACAACAAAACAATGCCAATTTGGCCTCAGACAATTTCACACAGATGGTCCATCGTCTGGAACAACAATTTGCTTATCAGTCAGAAGGCTTAAATGTGACTATGGGACTAGGTGGCGCTATAGAAGCTATGGATCTTGATGAGAATTTTGACAACAAAAATCAGAAGAACTTCTTTTTATATTCCCAAGCGAATAAAACAATCGGAGAAAAAACCACTGTTGTTGCAGGATTGCGCTATGATCAGACAGACAATTACGGAGGACGATTAAACCCAAGTTTAGGTGTGACCTATCAATTACTGCCTCAGCTTGCTTTGAAAACAGGTATAGGAACAGGATTTAAAGCTCCTGACTTCAAGACCCGTTATCAGGTGTTTTACAACCCTGCTGCCAATTACTACGTTATCGGCAATGAAGTTTTAAACAGTACTCTGGATGAAATGGATGCCGCAGGACAAATTTCTGAACGTCGCAATTACATCATCAATCAACTTGATGGTAATTTAAAAGCCGAGCACAACACCTCAATCAATGCAGGTTTGACCTGGAAGCCGTTAACGAATACAACAGTAGAAGTCAATGTATTTCGTCATCAGCTTAAAAATCAAATCAATAGTATACAGGTTGCCACAGGTATGCAAAACATGGCGATTTATTCGTATCAAAATTTACCAAAGTCAGTCAATAAAGGATTTGACATATCTCTTTCTACTCGGGTATTAGAAAAAATCACAATCAATGCAGGTTATCAATATCTGATTGCCAAAGATATGAGTGTTATTGACAGTATAGAGCAAGGGAATTGGCCATTTAATACCTTAAGAGATCCAAAGACCGGTGAGACGTTTAAACCAACATCAAAAGACTACTGGGGCTTAGAAAACAGATCAAGACATCAATTCAACGTAGGTGCAATTTATCAAGCTCCTTGGAATCTGACAATAAATGCACGCGCTAACTACAGAGGGAAGTATGCATTTTCAGATGCAAATGGCAATCATTTTATTGATCGTTTTGACACATTTGTCAATCAGCATATTCTCTATAATGCAACTATTGAAAAAAAGTTTGACAAACTTCCTCTAACTGTCCGGGTGACTGGAGAAAACCTCGGAAACTATATTAATTATTTAATTCCAGGCCAAATTGGTCGAAGTGTATCCTTTGGCCTATCCTACAGATTAATAAAGTAA
- a CDS encoding hemin ABC transporter substrate-binding protein, translating into MKKILNNFALIIILWFSYTVAIAQGNTPKRIVSLSGSLTEIVDALGLGANLVAVDVTSDYPSYVKEIPKVSKNRSITAEGIASFRPDIVLGFEGEVSAAVLAQFKTLNISCVLFKQEFSEAGLTGLVRKVGQALNVTTKGNQVADQLSKDLKSAIAKGKSSKATKMMFVYARGAGAMSVSGSGTAVDAVIKLAGAQNVMKGFTGYKTYNTEALVQANPEVILLFDFGMSSLGGKEAILKLPGVNLTTAGKNKRVIAMDASLLNGFSMRLPQAIQQLHEKLFGK; encoded by the coding sequence ATGAAGAAAATATTAAATAATTTTGCGCTTATCATCATTTTATGGTTTAGCTATACAGTAGCTATAGCACAAGGCAACACGCCAAAAAGAATTGTTTCCTTAAGTGGAAGTTTGACGGAAATTGTTGATGCATTAGGGCTAGGTGCTAATCTAGTGGCTGTTGATGTGACAAGCGATTATCCAAGTTATGTGAAAGAGATTCCCAAAGTGAGCAAAAACAGATCAATTACGGCTGAAGGAATTGCTTCATTTCGTCCAGATATTGTACTAGGTTTTGAAGGAGAGGTCAGTGCGGCTGTATTGGCGCAATTTAAGACCTTGAATATTTCATGTGTTTTGTTTAAACAAGAATTTTCTGAGGCTGGATTAACAGGATTGGTTCGCAAAGTAGGACAAGCTCTAAATGTTACTACAAAAGGAAATCAGGTCGCAGATCAATTATCGAAAGATCTAAAGTCTGCAATTGCGAAGGGGAAATCGAGTAAAGCAACTAAAATGATGTTTGTATATGCACGTGGGGCAGGAGCAATGAGTGTATCTGGTTCAGGAACTGCTGTTGATGCGGTAATCAAGTTAGCCGGTGCTCAAAATGTGATGAAAGGTTTTACGGGATACAAAACATATAACACAGAAGCCTTAGTTCAGGCCAATCCGGAAGTTATTTTGTTATTTGATTTTGGGATGTCCAGTTTAGGAGGAAAAGAAGCTATTTTGAAATTACCAGGTGTTAATTTAACTACAGCAGGTAAAAATAAAAGAGTAATTGCTATGGATGCATCCTTGTTAAATGGTTTCAGTATGCGTTTACCACAGGCGATACAGCAGTTGCACGAAAAATTATTTGGAAAATAG
- a CDS encoding FecCD family ABC transporter permease gives MKNTLIYTLLSILLIIVVIFSLGMGSISVSFWEVCSILLHKTGIRTSSGIDELTVNILEQIRLPRILMGIAVGAALGISGAAIQGIFRNPLAEPGLMGISSGASFFAALVISFEGLLLPLISASLGYYVLAFSAFLGATLTVLIVYRISMNNGKSHIATMLLAGVAMNAFAGALTGLLSYLATEQQLRSITFWSLGSLAGASWENIKVLYPCVLVSLVILPLFAKQLNVFALGESQAEMMGVNTSRLKIVVILFSTLAVGAAVAFSGVISFVGLLVPHAIRLIGGVDNRYVLIASSIAGALVLTLADLLSRMIIQPLELPIGVITALLGTPVFLFILIRDKNKI, from the coding sequence ATGAAAAATACCTTAATTTACACGCTACTCAGCATATTACTTATTATCGTAGTCATATTTTCATTAGGGATGGGATCGATTTCGGTTTCTTTTTGGGAGGTTTGTTCTATACTATTACATAAAACAGGTATTAGGACTTCATCTGGTATTGATGAGCTGACTGTCAATATTCTGGAGCAAATACGATTGCCTAGAATTTTGATGGGAATTGCAGTTGGTGCAGCTTTAGGCATCAGTGGAGCAGCTATACAAGGTATATTTCGAAATCCATTAGCTGAACCGGGATTAATGGGAATTTCTTCCGGAGCTTCTTTTTTTGCTGCACTCGTTATCTCTTTCGAAGGCTTATTACTTCCTTTAATTTCTGCAAGCCTGGGTTATTACGTTCTGGCATTTTCCGCATTTTTAGGTGCGACATTGACAGTGCTTATTGTTTATCGGATTTCCATGAATAATGGGAAATCACATATTGCGACGATGCTCTTGGCCGGTGTTGCTATGAATGCATTTGCGGGAGCCTTAACAGGATTATTGAGTTATTTGGCAACTGAACAACAATTACGGTCCATCACGTTTTGGTCATTGGGTAGTTTGGCGGGAGCATCATGGGAAAATATTAAGGTACTATATCCTTGTGTTTTGGTTTCTTTGGTTATTCTACCTCTTTTTGCCAAACAATTGAACGTTTTTGCTTTAGGAGAGTCTCAAGCCGAAATGATGGGGGTCAATACAAGCCGTTTGAAGATTGTTGTTATTTTATTTTCAACTTTAGCAGTGGGTGCCGCAGTGGCATTTTCTGGTGTGATCAGTTTTGTTGGTTTGTTGGTGCCACATGCTATCCGATTGATCGGTGGTGTTGATAATCGCTATGTGTTGATTGCTTCAAGTATAGCTGGTGCTTTGGTCCTCACACTTGCTGATCTATTGTCGCGAATGATCATACAGCCATTGGAACTTCCGATCGGGGTTATTACTGCTCTATTAGGTACTCCAGTTTTCTTATTTATCCTGATTAGAGACAAGAATAAAATCTAG
- a CDS encoding heme ABC transporter ATP-binding protein, whose translation MLQVQSLSYEIKGRPILRDIDISIQKGEFYAIVGANGAGKTSLLRMLASDLKPAKGSIWFKGKPLRSYSLKELACARAFLHQSNSMSMAFTVEEVVRMGRYHLKSSQEQHELAIAECMRICEVEHLGDRKIQQLSGGEQQRVHFARVLAQVWDQKEVLLLLDEPVASMDIQFQHQTLAIAKALTAVGFSVVAILHELNLVAQYADRVLMLKSGRKWWEGTPMEVLKPENIYAIFGVQTKVSTDMATLTPSVHICTVHYSAPKFNSNYKYELAMELKEKYENYKREHPKARIYDCAKALNVSEAQLLLTQLSDDVVLLKDDIWAILQELPRLGHVMALTRNDACVHERKGTYPTPSNEGHVVLFHNEDIDLRVFIQNWAYAFAVKVNDLWSIQFFDTAGLAVHKVYLTKDSNPLPVYEELVNAHRATEQTYFTINIPAILSDISIPDSEMDIDSFQSDWLNMKDSHEFFGILRKYSLQRTQALRLAPAGFAEQLPLDRFTEILNQASEQQVAVMVFVSNKGCIQIHSGLISRLVTMDNWFNVLDPQFNLHLNMDAIDQIWLVRKPSTDGIVHALEVYDKQGNLIVQFFGKRKPGVPELESWRALLQGEKV comes from the coding sequence ATGCTACAAGTACAATCACTATCATACGAAATTAAAGGACGTCCTATTTTAAGGGATATTGATATCTCTATTCAAAAAGGCGAATTTTACGCAATTGTAGGGGCAAATGGAGCCGGAAAAACATCGTTGTTGCGTATGTTGGCGTCCGATCTAAAGCCTGCTAAAGGATCGATATGGTTTAAAGGAAAACCGCTCCGTTCTTATTCATTGAAGGAACTGGCTTGTGCAAGAGCTTTTCTGCATCAGTCCAATAGTATGTCCATGGCCTTTACGGTTGAAGAAGTCGTGCGCATGGGGCGCTATCATTTGAAATCTTCTCAGGAGCAACATGAACTGGCTATAGCTGAGTGCATGCGTATCTGTGAAGTCGAACATCTGGGCGATAGAAAAATACAGCAACTGTCGGGAGGCGAGCAGCAACGTGTTCATTTTGCACGGGTATTGGCACAGGTGTGGGATCAGAAGGAGGTTTTGCTATTATTAGATGAACCCGTGGCAAGTATGGATATTCAATTTCAACATCAAACATTAGCCATTGCGAAAGCTTTGACCGCTGTCGGATTTAGTGTTGTTGCCATTCTACATGAATTGAATCTTGTCGCACAGTATGCAGATCGTGTATTGATGCTTAAATCGGGACGGAAATGGTGGGAGGGAACTCCGATGGAAGTGCTCAAGCCTGAAAATATATATGCTATATTTGGTGTACAAACAAAAGTGAGTACGGATATGGCTACGCTGACACCGTCAGTACATATCTGTACAGTACACTATTCGGCACCAAAATTTAATTCAAATTATAAATATGAATTGGCTATGGAATTAAAAGAAAAATACGAAAATTATAAGAGGGAGCATCCTAAGGCAAGGATTTACGACTGTGCAAAAGCATTGAATGTAAGTGAAGCACAGCTTCTATTGACACAGTTATCCGATGATGTGGTGTTACTTAAAGATGATATTTGGGCTATTCTGCAAGAATTGCCCCGTCTTGGTCACGTAATGGCTCTGACACGTAACGACGCATGTGTTCATGAAAGAAAAGGTACATATCCCACGCCTTCCAATGAGGGACATGTCGTCCTATTTCATAATGAGGATATTGACCTACGTGTTTTTATCCAGAATTGGGCCTATGCATTTGCTGTAAAGGTCAATGATCTTTGGAGTATCCAGTTCTTTGATACAGCTGGGTTGGCTGTCCATAAAGTTTATTTGACCAAGGACTCTAATCCGCTTCCGGTGTATGAAGAACTCGTAAATGCGCATCGTGCCACAGAACAAACCTATTTTACAATCAATATTCCTGCAATATTGAGCGACATCTCCATCCCAGATTCGGAGATGGATATCGATAGTTTTCAATCAGATTGGTTAAATATGAAGGATAGTCATGAATTTTTTGGTATCCTACGAAAATACAGTTTACAGCGGACACAAGCGTTACGTTTAGCTCCAGCAGGCTTTGCAGAGCAACTGCCATTGGACCGATTCACGGAGATCTTAAATCAGGCTTCTGAACAGCAAGTTGCGGTAATGGTTTTTGTGAGTAACAAAGGCTGCATTCAAATACATTCGGGGTTAATATCGAGACTTGTAACGATGGATAACTGGTTTAATGTATTGGATCCGCAATTTAATCTGCATCTTAACATGGATGCTATCGATCAAATCTGGCTGGTAAGAAAACCTTCTACGGATGGTATTGTTCATGCACTTGAAGTCTACGACAAGCAGGGAAATCTTATTGTTCAATTTTTTGGAAAGCGAAAACCGGGTGTTCCTGAACTGGAATCTTGGCGTGCGTTGTTGCAGGGTGAAAAGGTCTAA